A stretch of Paludisphaera borealis DNA encodes these proteins:
- a CDS encoding helix-turn-helix domain-containing protein codes for MRERMLALWLLHNGDTRRRAAEIVGVGRATVQRYVAAYRDGGLDGLRRWDPNRPESEMAGYRELIHESLENQPVRTVAEACDRIFQLTGLRRGPSQVRKFLKDLGLKFQRVRMIPVPPKKTWPSTSRSRPSFSKPT; via the coding sequence ATTCGTGAACGGATGCTCGCGCTTTGGCTGCTGCACAACGGAGACACCCGACGAAGGGCGGCCGAAATCGTCGGGGTGGGTCGGGCCACCGTCCAGCGTTATGTGGCCGCGTACCGCGACGGGGGGTTGGACGGCCTGCGACGATGGGACCCCAATCGCCCCGAGAGCGAGATGGCCGGCTATCGCGAGTTGATCCACGAGTCCCTCGAGAACCAACCCGTCCGCACCGTGGCCGAGGCGTGCGACCGGATCTTTCAACTGACCGGGCTGCGACGCGGTCCCAGCCAGGTGCGGAAGTTCCTCAAGGATCTGGGCCTGAAGTTCCAGCGGGTCCGCATGATCCCGGTTCCGCCCAAAAAAACTTGGCCGAGCACGTCGCGATCCAGGCCGAGTTTCTCGAAGCCGACTTGA
- a CDS encoding PEP-CTERM sorting domain-containing protein: MLTRSMRKTPGISLGRTILLVARQALAIGVCVVAAGRAGASPYIVTDLGRVSDMQQNGQSFDNTKTGVSYAFPNTLRNLTDAEMANLPTYSATMRQPPPPNWDNSPSTKIVTMNAWRINDSGTVIGTLDKVVDRFGNPVNSDVGYTVRSPDGTYSPFVTLSAYPASASAHYYLSQANQILITDPTATRLVDLNTGRSTSIDQLIPQQLLQNYPGIPFVQGIDDRGDIVIYADNQYTGSEAFMLTPPGLDPPPVPEPSTLLIFAAAGALVVRTARRRRLA, from the coding sequence ATGCTCACGCGATCGATGCGGAAAACTCCCGGAATCAGTCTCGGTCGGACCATCCTTTTAGTCGCGAGGCAGGCATTGGCCATTGGGGTTTGCGTCGTGGCCGCGGGGCGGGCGGGGGCGTCGCCTTACATCGTCACGGATCTCGGCCGCGTTTCCGATATGCAGCAGAATGGGCAGAGCTTCGACAACACGAAGACAGGCGTCTCCTACGCCTTCCCCAACACGTTGAGGAACTTGACCGACGCGGAGATGGCGAATCTGCCGACATACTCGGCGACCATGAGACAGCCTCCCCCTCCCAATTGGGATAACTCCCCAAGTACAAAAATCGTCACGATGAACGCGTGGAGGATAAACGACTCGGGGACGGTCATCGGCACCCTCGATAAGGTAGTCGATCGCTTCGGCAACCCAGTTAACAGCGATGTCGGGTATACCGTGAGGTCGCCTGACGGCACCTATTCGCCGTTCGTGACGCTGTCCGCCTACCCCGCTTCCGCGTCCGCCCACTACTACCTGAGCCAAGCGAATCAGATCCTCATCACCGACCCAACAGCGACCCGTCTTGTGGACCTGAACACCGGCAGATCGACTTCGATCGATCAATTGATTCCACAACAGCTCCTCCAGAACTATCCGGGAATTCCTTTCGTCCAGGGCATTGACGACCGGGGAGACATCGTTATTTATGCCGACAACCAATATACCGGGTCGGAAGCTTTCATGCTGACGCCGCCGGGCCTGGACCCGCCCCCGGTGCCGGAGCCGTCGACGCTGCTGATCTTCGCCGCAGCCGGCGCGCTGGTCGTCCGCACCGCCCGCCGTCGAAGGCTCGCCTAG
- a CDS encoding IS630 family transposase gives MAEHVAIQAEFLEADLKPRLNAAGAGRGHVFFVDAAHFVFGTFLCCLWSFTRIFVRAASGRQRFNVLGAWNATTRELIAVTNTTVVNTETMCELVRKITALGLAGPITLVLDNARYQRNAAVQALAEELEITLLFLPSYSPNLNLIERLWKFIKRRALYGRYHPTFADFQAAIRETLDGLPTTHAEPLKTLMTLNFQQFEDVSLMAA, from the coding sequence TTGGCCGAGCACGTCGCGATCCAGGCCGAGTTTCTCGAAGCCGACTTGAAGCCCCGCCTGAACGCCGCCGGGGCGGGGCGGGGTCATGTGTTCTTCGTCGACGCGGCCCATTTCGTGTTCGGCACGTTCTTGTGCTGCCTGTGGTCGTTCACGCGGATCTTCGTCCGCGCGGCTTCGGGTCGTCAGCGATTCAACGTGCTGGGGGCGTGGAACGCAACGACGCGCGAGTTGATCGCCGTGACCAACACCACGGTCGTCAACACCGAGACGATGTGCGAACTGGTGCGAAAGATCACCGCGTTGGGACTGGCCGGACCAATCACGCTGGTGCTCGACAACGCCCGCTATCAGCGCAACGCCGCCGTGCAGGCGTTGGCGGAGGAGTTGGAGATCACGCTCCTGTTCCTGCCGTCGTATTCGCCGAACCTGAATCTCATCGAGCGTCTGTGGAAGTTCATCAAACGCCGTGCGCTCTACGGCCGCTACCATCCGACGTTCGCCGATTTTCAAGCCGCCATCCGGGAGACCCTCGACGGCCTTCCGACCACCCACGCCGAGCCACTGAAGACCCTAATGACGCTCAACTTCCAGCAATTTGAAGATGTCTCGCTTATGGCCGCGTAA